Genomic window (Streptomyces sp. NBC_01431):
GCCACCACCGTCGACGAGATCGCGGCCCGCGCCGGGGTGGCCCGGCGCACCTTCTTCCGCCACTTCCGCTCCAAGGAAGAGGCGATCTTCCCGGACCACGACGACACCCTGGTGCGGGCCGAGGCGGTGCTCAACGCCGCGCCGCCGCACGAGCATCCGCTGGACACCGTGTGCCGGGGCATCAAGGAAGTCATGCGGATGTACGCGGCCTCCCCCGCGGTCTCGGTGGCGCGCTACAAGCTGACCCGCGAGGTGCCGACCCTGCGCGAGGCCGAGATCGCCTCGGTCGCCCGCTACGAGCGCCTCTTCACCCGCTATCTGCTCGGCCACTTCGACGAGCACGACCACCAGCCGGGGAACGACGACCCGCTGCTCGCCGAGGTCGCCGCGTCCGCCGTCGTCACCGCGCACAACCACGTACTGCGCCGCTGGCTGCGGGCCGGCGGCCAGGGCGATGTGGAGACCCAGCTCGACCACGCCTTCGCCATCGTCCGCGACACCTTCGGGTCGGGGATAGGAGCGGGCCGCACGGCCGAGCCGAAGCCCGCCGCGGCCACCGTGTCGACCAGTGACGAGGTGCTGGTCGCGGTGGCCCGCACGGACGCTCCGCTGGAGGAGATCATGCAGAGCATCAAGCAGGCCCTGAAAAACCGGTAGCCGGCGTTCCGCCCCGATGGCCGCATCCCTCACCGAGGGATGCGGCCATCGGCGTATCCGCTGACCTGCAACGATCGATCATCGCTCATCTGCGCAGGTCATTACGCAACTGAGAGAAATTGTTGGCACGCAGTGCCTTGTCAGTTGGCACGGGGTGTCATACGTTGATGTTGTCCGGGCGGCCGGCGTGCAGAGATCTCTCGTACGT
Coding sequences:
- a CDS encoding TetR family transcriptional regulator, whose amino-acid sequence is MPQPARSSRTHAVPDAPESAAGSRAAAQRLKMRRELAAAAMELFSAKGYEATTVDEIAARAGVARRTFFRHFRSKEEAIFPDHDDTLVRAEAVLNAAPPHEHPLDTVCRGIKEVMRMYAASPAVSVARYKLTREVPTLREAEIASVARYERLFTRYLLGHFDEHDHQPGNDDPLLAEVAASAVVTAHNHVLRRWLRAGGQGDVETQLDHAFAIVRDTFGSGIGAGRTAEPKPAAATVSTSDEVLVAVARTDAPLEEIMQSIKQALKNR